One window of Quercus robur chromosome 5, dhQueRobu3.1, whole genome shotgun sequence genomic DNA carries:
- the LOC126729024 gene encoding histidine-containing phosphotransfer protein 4-like, whose protein sequence is MERSQLLRQVAHQRQTLFDEGLLDEQFAQLEELQDRTNPNFVEEIVTTYYQDTSRLILNIEQELERRPLDYGRLDGYMYQFKGSSTSFGAKKVKAECSLFREYCRAGNGEGCMRTFQQLKREYATLKRKLEAYFQLARQARLTQTASRPG, encoded by the exons ATGGAGAGGAGTCAGTTGCTCAGACAGGTTGCCCACCAGAGACAGACTCTCTTTGATGAG GGACTCCTAGACGAACAATTTGCCCAATTGGAGGAGTTGCAAGATCGTACTAATCCAAATTTTGTCGAGGAAATTGTCACAACTTACTACCAGGATACATCTAGACTAATCCTCAACATAGAGCAGGAATT GGAGAGGAGGCCACTTGATTATGGTAGGCTGGATGGCTATATGTATCAATTCAAGGGAAGTAGCACAAG CTTTGGAGCCAAAAAGGTTAAAGCTGAGTGCTCATTGTTCAGGGAATATTGCAGAGCAGGAAATGGAGAAGG ATGCATGAGAACTTTCCAACAACTGAAGAGAGAATATGCCACACTAAAAAGGAAACTTGAAGCTTACTTTCAG CTAGCAAGACAAGCTAGGCTCACCCAGACAGCATCTCGACCCGGGTAA